A stretch of Papaver somniferum cultivar HN1 unplaced genomic scaffold, ASM357369v1 unplaced-scaffold_148, whole genome shotgun sequence DNA encodes these proteins:
- the LOC113335472 gene encoding auxin-responsive protein IAA16-like: MIGGAERKELNLINFEETELRLGLPGGSASNENNSEVENGKNSSGKRGFSETIDLKLNLETSLSASIEESSELVLMDHHHHQNNNEKISKSSLVSENKSIKDKTSVTSCSNDDHHAKQSAPKAQVVGWPPVRSYRKNVLSVHKSNTEEVGNSNNVAFVKVSMDGAPCLRKVDLKLYKSYQELSQALAKCVCSLFMNEGNCETQGMKDFMNESKLMDLLNGSEYVPTYEDKDGDWMLVGDVPWRMFVDSCKRLRIMKGSEAIGLAPRAVEKCRNRS; encoded by the exons ATGATCGGAGGTGCCGAACGGAAAGAGCTCAATTTGATAAATTTTGAAGAAACAGAATTACGTTTAGGATTACCTGGTGGTAGTGCTAGTAATGAAAATAATAGTGAAGTTGAGAATGGGAAGAACTCTTCAGGAAAAAGAGGATTTTCTGAGACAATTGATTTAAAGCTTAATCTTGAGACTTCACTGTCTGCTTCGATAGAAGAATCGTCGGAATTAGTATTAatggatcatcatcatcatcagaataaTAATGAGAAGATCAGTAAGAGTTCGCTAGTGTCCGAGAATAAAAGTATTAAGGATAAAACTAGTGTTACTAGTTGTTCTAACGACGATCACCACGCCAAGCAGTCCGCTCCCAA GGCACAAGTTGTAGGTTGGCCGCCAGTTCGATCATATCGCAAGAATGTTCTATCTGTACACAAGAGCAATACAGAAGAGGTCGGCAACAGCAACAACGTTGCCTTCGTTAAAGTTAGCATGGACGGTGCACCTTGCCTTCGAAAGGTTGATTTGAAGTTGTACAAGAGTTACCAAGAACTTTCTCAAGCCTT GGCTAAATGTGTTTGTTCTTTGTTTATGAATGAAGGTAACTGTGAAACTCAAGGGATGAAAGATTTTATGAACGAGAGTAAATTGATGGATCTTTTAAATGGGTCCGAGTACGTCCCGACTTATGAAGACAAAGATGGCGACTGGATGCTCGTAGGCGATGTACCATGGAG GATGTTTGTCGACTCCTGCAAACGCTTACGGATCATGAAAGGATCAGAGGCAATTGGACTTG CACCAAGAGCGGTGGAGAAATGCAGGAACAGAAGCTGA